The Corallococcus exiguus genome has a segment encoding these proteins:
- the kal gene encoding 3-aminobutyryl-CoA ammonia lyase — MSTGTKAVLRLRMGSHDAHYGGNLVDGARMLGLFGDVATELCIRSDGDEGLFRAYDSVEFLAPVYAGDFIEAEGEIISEGNTSRKMRFEARKVIKPRTDVNDSAADVLPEAVVVCRASGTCVVPKDKQRVKR, encoded by the coding sequence GTGAGCACTGGCACCAAGGCGGTACTGCGGCTGCGCATGGGCAGCCACGACGCGCACTACGGCGGCAACCTGGTGGACGGGGCGCGGATGCTCGGTCTGTTCGGGGACGTGGCCACGGAGCTGTGCATCCGCTCGGACGGGGACGAGGGCCTGTTCCGCGCCTACGACTCCGTGGAGTTCCTGGCCCCGGTGTACGCGGGCGACTTCATCGAGGCGGAGGGCGAGATCATCAGCGAGGGCAACACGTCGCGGAAGATGCGCTTCGAGGCTCGCAAGGTCATCAAGCCCCGGACGGACGTGAATGACTCGGCGGCGGACGTACTGCCAGAGGCGGTGGTGGTGTGCCGCGCTTCGGGCACCTGCGTCGTTCCGAAGGACAAGCAGCGGGTGAAGCGATGA
- a CDS encoding FAD-dependent monooxygenase, giving the protein MAEVLDVAVVGGGPTGLWLACELALAGVRVELFERRVEAVRESRALTLHPRSLEVLALRGLEGRFLERGRPLPTGHFAMLDTRLDFSVLDTRFPYTLFLPQAVTEALLEERARELGVAVRRGHTVEALRQDDEGVDLEGSTDAGTFRIRARFMVGADGARSAVRRLSGIPFPGTDVTRTSVLGDVTLGAPPAQPALGISNERGGVMVVPMSPGVHRIVVNDPLREKAPVREPVTLEELRESTLRIAGSDFGMREPRWLSRFGNETRLAERYREGRVLLAGDAAHIHFPAGGQGLNVGLQDAMNLGWKLAAVVKDGAPEALLDSYSRERRPVGEALIHNTLAQTALMGATRETLALRELLSGLLREPRLNRQLADNIGALDVGYAPLDVPAPQTPSPLLSEWCGRRLSDVELGTDARLYAALHPGRWLLLGLGEDDARPLPRWEPGWPSQVTTLRGRLGRADFEGVGGLLVRPDGHVGWAWAA; this is encoded by the coding sequence ATGGCGGAGGTCCTTGATGTGGCGGTGGTGGGAGGAGGTCCCACCGGGCTGTGGCTCGCGTGCGAGCTGGCGCTGGCGGGCGTTCGGGTGGAGCTGTTCGAGCGGCGCGTGGAGGCCGTGCGCGAGTCCCGGGCGCTGACGCTGCATCCGCGTTCGCTGGAGGTGCTGGCGCTGCGAGGGCTGGAGGGCCGGTTCCTGGAGCGGGGACGGCCGCTGCCCACCGGCCACTTCGCGATGCTCGACACGCGCCTGGACTTCAGCGTCCTGGACACGCGCTTCCCCTACACGCTGTTCCTTCCGCAGGCTGTGACGGAGGCCCTGCTGGAGGAACGGGCGCGCGAGCTGGGCGTGGCCGTGCGGCGCGGCCACACGGTGGAGGCCCTGCGACAGGACGACGAGGGCGTGGACCTGGAGGGCTCCACGGACGCGGGCACGTTCCGCATCCGGGCGCGCTTCATGGTGGGCGCGGACGGAGCCCGGAGCGCGGTGCGGAGGCTTTCGGGCATCCCGTTCCCGGGGACGGACGTGACGCGCACGTCGGTGTTGGGCGACGTGACGTTGGGCGCACCGCCGGCCCAGCCCGCCCTCGGCATCTCGAACGAGCGGGGCGGCGTGATGGTGGTGCCCATGTCGCCGGGCGTCCACCGCATCGTCGTGAATGATCCGCTCCGCGAGAAGGCGCCGGTGCGCGAACCCGTCACGCTGGAGGAACTGCGGGAGAGCACGCTGCGCATCGCGGGCTCTGACTTCGGCATGCGTGAGCCCCGGTGGCTGTCCCGCTTCGGCAACGAGACGCGGCTCGCGGAGCGTTACCGCGAGGGACGCGTGCTGCTCGCGGGCGACGCCGCGCACATCCACTTTCCGGCGGGGGGCCAGGGGCTCAACGTCGGCCTTCAAGACGCGATGAACCTGGGATGGAAGCTCGCGGCGGTGGTGAAGGACGGTGCGCCGGAGGCACTGCTCGACAGCTACTCGCGCGAGCGCCGTCCCGTGGGTGAAGCGCTGATCCACAACACGCTGGCGCAGACCGCCCTCATGGGCGCCACACGGGAGACACTGGCGCTGCGCGAGTTGCTGAGCGGATTGCTCCGTGAGCCGCGGCTGAACCGCCAGCTCGCGGACAACATCGGGGCGCTCGACGTGGGCTACGCGCCGCTGGACGTGCCCGCGCCCCAGACACCCTCACCGCTGCTGTCCGAGTGGTGCGGCCGACGCCTGAGCGACGTGGAGCTCGGCACGGACGCGCGGCTCTACGCGGCACTGCATCCGGGCCGGTGGCTGCTGCTGGGTCTGGGCGAGGACGACGCACGCCCCCTGCCCCGCTGGGAACCCGGCTGGCCCTCCCAGGTGACGACGCTGCGCGGTCGCCTGGGACGCGCGGACTTCGAAGGTGTGGGCGGCCTGCTGGTGCGCCCGGACGGCCATGTCGGCTGGGCCTGGGCCGCGTAA
- the kce gene encoding 3-keto-5-aminohexanoate cleavage enzyme, giving the protein MSRPMVLTAALVGAETTREQTPYLPITAEEIAEDAAKCREAGAAMVHIHVRTAEGKPSQDAELFRAAIRAIRKRTDVLVQVSTGGAVGMGVDERCGGLTLTGADKPDMATLTTGTVNFGEEVFWNPRPLVRDIAKRIKGIGLKPELECFDVGMIDEARYLAKEGLVELPAHFDFVLGVPGTLQARPEVLDFMIASLPEGSSWTVAGVGRQQLPFVEEAAKRGGNARVGLEDNIYLSKGVLAKGNFELVAEAAKRARAAGREIASPEQARQLLRLG; this is encoded by the coding sequence ATGAGCAGGCCCATGGTCCTCACCGCCGCCCTGGTGGGTGCGGAGACGACGCGCGAGCAGACGCCGTACCTGCCCATCACCGCGGAGGAGATCGCGGAGGATGCGGCGAAGTGCCGCGAGGCCGGCGCGGCGATGGTGCACATCCACGTGCGCACGGCGGAGGGCAAGCCGTCGCAGGACGCGGAGCTGTTCCGCGCGGCCATCCGAGCCATCCGCAAGCGCACGGACGTGCTCGTCCAGGTGTCCACGGGCGGCGCGGTGGGCATGGGCGTGGACGAGCGGTGCGGCGGGCTCACGCTCACGGGAGCGGACAAGCCGGACATGGCCACGCTCACCACGGGCACGGTGAACTTCGGGGAAGAGGTGTTCTGGAATCCCCGGCCGCTGGTGCGCGACATCGCGAAGCGCATCAAGGGCATTGGCCTCAAGCCGGAGCTGGAGTGCTTCGACGTCGGGATGATCGACGAGGCGCGCTACCTGGCGAAGGAGGGGCTGGTGGAGTTGCCGGCGCACTTCGACTTCGTGCTGGGCGTGCCGGGCACGCTGCAGGCGCGGCCAGAGGTGCTGGACTTCATGATCGCCTCGCTGCCGGAGGGGAGCTCCTGGACGGTGGCGGGCGTGGGGCGCCAGCAGCTCCCGTTCGTGGAAGAGGCCGCGAAGCGCGGCGGCAACGCGCGCGTGGGCCTGGAGGACAACATCTACCTGTCCAAGGGCGTGCTCGCGAAGGGCAACTTCGAACTGGTGGCGGAGGCCGCGAAGCGGGCCCGTGCCGCCGGCCGTGAGATTGCCTCCCCCGAGCAGGCCCGGCAGCTGCTGCGCCTGGGCTGA
- a CDS encoding TetR/AcrR family transcriptional regulator C-terminal domain-containing protein → MRIQREQVVAAAWTLLDEHGLEGLTMRVLAKALSIQAPSLYWHFPGKQALLDAMADTLVRDVARTLTPESPWEPVVRTVAEELRRAFLAHRDGARVYAGTIVVSEHTLRVSDTVIGALTRAGFDSRAAGWAAFTVLDYVLGFTIEEQGFTAQDAEAKEREGALRQLASARYPHAAGAVDAILDRDFERRFAFGLDLLVAGIRSRLSTP, encoded by the coding sequence ATGCGAATCCAGCGGGAGCAGGTGGTGGCGGCGGCGTGGACGCTGCTGGACGAGCACGGCCTGGAGGGCCTCACGATGCGCGTCCTGGCGAAGGCGCTCTCCATCCAGGCCCCGTCGCTGTACTGGCACTTCCCGGGCAAGCAGGCCCTGCTGGACGCGATGGCGGACACGCTGGTGCGCGACGTGGCGCGGACGCTGACGCCGGAGTCACCGTGGGAGCCGGTGGTGCGCACCGTGGCGGAGGAGCTGCGGCGCGCGTTCCTGGCCCACCGGGACGGCGCCCGCGTCTACGCAGGCACCATCGTGGTGTCCGAGCACACGCTGCGCGTCTCCGACACGGTCATCGGCGCGCTGACACGGGCGGGGTTCGACTCGCGAGCGGCGGGCTGGGCGGCCTTCACCGTGCTCGACTACGTGCTCGGCTTCACCATCGAGGAGCAGGGCTTCACCGCGCAGGACGCCGAAGCGAAGGAGCGGGAAGGGGCGCTGCGTCAGCTCGCCTCCGCGCGCTATCCGCACGCGGCCGGCGCGGTGGACGCCATCCTGGACCGCGACTTCGAGCGCCGGTTCGCCTTCGGGCTGGACCTGCTCGTCGCGGGCATCCGCTCGCGGCTGTCCACGCCGTAG